One window of Dromaius novaehollandiae isolate bDroNov1 chromosome 20, bDroNov1.hap1, whole genome shotgun sequence genomic DNA carries:
- the ENG gene encoding endoglin: MGLPSLLPLPLLLLLCCAPGRADPGRAAGCDLQPVTAEPLVTLSYATGTVPRGCVSSGSLKTPQEVHILSVQASKASTFTLNVSVMPRGGGCTRRAVLILHCARCSATVTSSCPNLLVRTNASLGPAANASSLGLELPEDAGERELLQWAWGAYGGVTSYSQLQDPRGVLLRLGEDSGSPEECVPQERFNATPHLETEVFFRGVKGCSSGTAESSGAAHIIRLQPDRSSAITEVYLSLSCAEVAMSNQLLILQSRANLTWSLSVKNCHIQFLVSGTYKIAAMSTTLLKGEVLPDTEQGLIAKAFEKNYKVIASYSTIPVSTRVTLEIQEHEVAKEPPTTPTPTSPPSDTLSHTLLRMLQPWKCTDDTMEIVIARSLLESIKDVVNITLRDISCQAEKNATHFMLRTPLSHCGTSLESKGHAKNELILSLSKGSSLRSVPVPFQCTIPRELFLRLFPTAAFEAPQTELEVNKEAYLQASMRWEDYPADLQLKECWLAAPGAEPRLLVLANKAQGSGVAVLEGPPSSRARKVWRFRFTFAVPEGVRVPFSASLTCKAGLQNNTIFEKVLEVTVKDVWRPHNNGGLGLAAVLGITFGAFLIGALLTAVLWYIYSHTRPISKMQPVSATAPASESSSTNHSIGSTQSTPCSTSSVA; this comes from the exons ACCCCGGGAGAGCGGCAGGCTGCGACCTGCAGCCGGTGACGGCGGAGCCGCTCGTCACCCTGTCCTACGCCACGGGCACGGTGCCCCGGGGCTGCGTGAGCAGCGGCTCGCTGAAGACGCCCCAGGAGGTGCACATCCTCAGCGTGCAGGCGTCCAAG gccTCCACGTTCACGCTCAACGTGTCGGTGATGCCGCGAGGTGGTGGCTGCACGCGGCGAGCGGTGCTCATCCTCCACTGCGCGCGGTGCTCGGCCACCGTCACCTCGTCCTGCCCCAACCTGCTCGTCCGCACG AACGCCAGCCTGGGCCCGGCGGCCAACGCGTCCtcgctggggctggagctgcccgaGGACGCCGgcgagcgggagctgctgcagtgggCCTGGGGCGCCTACGGGGGCGTCACCTCCTACAGCCAGCTGCAGGACCCCCGCGGGGTGCTGCTGCGCCTGGGCGAAG ACAGCGGCAGCCCCGAGGAGTGCGTCCCCCAGGAGCGCTTCAACGCCACGCCGCACCTCGAGACCGAGGTCTTCTTCCGCGGGGTGAAGGGCTGCTCGAGCGGCACCGCCGAGAGCAGCGGGGCCGCCCACATCATCCGGCTGCAGCCCGACCGCAG CTCTGCCATCACGGAGGTGTACCTGTCGCTGAGCTGCGCCGAGGTGGCCATGAGCAACCAGCTCCTCATCCTGCAGAGCCGGGCCAACCTCACCTGGTCCCTGTCTGTGAAAAACTGCCACATACAGTTCCTG GTATCTGGCACCTACAAGATCGCAGCCATGTCCACGACTCTGCTGAAGGGGGAGGTGCTGCCGGACACGGAGCAGGGCCTCATCGCCAAGGCCTTCGAGAAGAACTACAAAGTCATCGCCTCCTACTCCACCATCCCTGTCAGCACCCGCGTGACCCTAGAGATCCAGGAGCACG AGGTGGCCAAGGAGCCCCCCACGACGCCCACCCCCACATCGCCCCCCTCCGACACCCTGTCCCACACCCTGCTCCGCATGCTCCAGCCCTGGAAGTGCACGGACGACACCATGGAGATCGTCATCGCCCGGTCCCTCCTGGAG TCCATCAAGGACGTGGTGAACATCACCCTGCGGGACATCAGCTGCCAAGCGGAGAAGAACGCCACCCACTTCATGCTGAGAACCCCCCTCAGCCACTGCGGCACCTCTCTGGAGAGCAAGGGCCATGCTAAAAACGAG CTCATCCTCAGCCTGTCCAAGGGCTCGTCCCTGCGGAGCGTGCCG GTGCCCTTCCAGTGCACCATCCCCCGGGAGCTCTTCCTGCGCCTCTTCCCCACGGCCGCCTTCGAGGCGCCCCAGACGGAGCTGGAGGTCAACAAGGAGGCCTACCTGCAG GCCTCCATGCGCTGGGAGGACTACCCGGCCGACCTGCAGCTCAAGGAGTGCTGGCTGGCGGCACCGGGCGCTGAGCCGcggctgctggtgctggccaACAAGGCGCAGGGCTCCGGCGTGGCCGTGCTGGAGGGGCCGCCCAGCAGCCGGGCCCGCAAGGTCTGGCGCTTCCGCTTCACCTTCGCCGTCCCCGAGGGAGTCCGCGTGCCTTTCTCCGCCAGCCTCACGTGCAAGGCCGGCCTGCAG AACAACACCATCTTCGAGAAGGTCCTGGAGGTGACGGTGAAGGACGTGTGGCGGCCGCACAACA ACGGAGGCCTGGGGCTGGCTGCCGTCCTGGGCATCACCTTCGGGGCCTTCCTCATCGGGGCGCTCCTCACCGCCGTGCTCTGGTACATCTACTCGCACACCC GTCCCATCTCCAAAATGCAGCCGGTTTCTGCCACGGCGCCGGCCTCGGAGAGCAGCAGCACCAACCACAGCATCGGCAGCACCCAGAGCACCCCCTGCTCCACCAGCAGCGTGGCCTGa
- the FPGS gene encoding folylpolyglutamate synthase, mitochondrial isoform X4 — MKGFLERSGLTVEDLDRLNIIHVTGTKGKGSACAFTERILRGYGLKTGFYSSPHLVQVRERIRINGQPISKELFSKYFWLVYNRLEETKDPARASMPAYFRFLTIMAFHVFLQEQVDLAVVEVGIGGAYDCTNIIRKPVVCGVSSLGIDHTSILGDTLEKIAWQKGGIFKPGVPAFTVAQPERPLEVLRDRARERACPLYLCPELDAFEEGGRALALGLAGDHQRSNAALALQLARAWLQRRGYEGIGELKDLLLSAEAGRPVPLASAFRPSVAMVQGLREAEWPGRTQVLPHGPVTWYIDGAHTTSSVQACVRWFRQAALNENKPQDGSEVRVLLFNATGDRDTAALLKLLLPCQFDYAVFCPNFAEVSVVGNADQQNFNVTLENALTRCLENQKTWTQLMEEKVGQDLWLPAPLEVGSLLKPDPVRGALLLMPSAERPLNSNSLVFPCISHALQWIAQGRDPLVPAPAAKGAHPHPVASSGAVLLQEAAVIRVLVTGSLHLVGGVLKLLDPALSQ, encoded by the exons ATGAAGGGCTTCTTGGAGCGCAGCGGGCTGACG GTCGAGGACCTGGATCGACTGAACATCATCCACGTCACGGGGACGAAGGGCAAG GGCTCGGCGTGCGCCTTCACGGAGCGCATCCTCCGCGGCTACGGGCTCAAGACGGGCTTCTACAG CTCCCCCCACCTGGTGCAGGTGCGCGAGAGGATCCGCATCAATGGGCAGCCCATCAGCAAGGAGCTCTTCAGCAAGTACTTCTGGCTCGTCTACAACCGGCTGGAGGAGACCAAG GACCCAGCACGTGCCAGCATGCCGGCCTACTTCCGCTTCCTCACCATCATGGCCTTTCACGTCTTCCTGCAGGAGCAG GTGGACCTGGCGGTGGTGGAGGTTGGCATCGGCGGCGCCTATGATTGCACCAATATCATAAG GAAGCCGGTGGTGTGCGGGGTCTCCTCCCTGGGCATCGACCACACCAGCATCCTGGGGGACACCCTGGAGAAGATCGCCTGGCAGAAAGGGGGCATCTTCAAG CCCGGCGTGCCGGCGTTCACCGTGGCGCAGCCCGAGCGGCCGCTGGAGGTGCTGAGGGACCGTGCCCGCGAGCGCGCG TGCCCGCTCTACCTATGCCCGGAGCTGGACGCCTTCGAGGAGGGCGGCCGAGCgctggcgctggggctggcgggcGACCACCAGCGCTCCAACGCCGCGCTGGCCCTGCAGCTCGCCCGGGCCTGGCTGCAGCGCCGCGGCTACGAGG GTATCGGCGAGCTGAAGGATTTGCTGCTGAGCGCCGAGGCGGGGCGGCCGGTGCCCCTGGCGTCTGCGTTTCGCCCCAGCGTTGCCATGGTCCAAG ggctgcgggAGGCCGAGTGGCCGGGCCGCACGCaggtgctgccccacggccccgtcACCTGGTACATCGACGGCGCCCACACCACCAGCAGCGTCCAGGCCTGCGTCCGCTGGTTTCGCCAGGCCGCCCTCAACGAGAACAAGCCCCAGGA CGGCTCCGAGGTGCGCGTGCTGCTCTTCAACGCCACGGGGGATCGGGACACAGCGGCgctgctgaagctgctgctg ccctgccagttcgaCTATGCCGTCTTCTGCCCCAACTTCGCGGAGGTGTCGGTGGTGGGCAACGCGG ACCAGCAGAACTTCAACGTGACGCTGGAGAACGCCCTCACCCGCTGCCTGGAGAACCAGAAGACATGGACCCAGCTCATGGAGGAGAAGGTGGGCCAGGACCTCTGGCTCCCGGCGCCGCTCGAGGTGGGCAGCCTGCTGAAGCCGGACCCCGTGCGGGGAGCCCTGCTCCTCATGCCCTCCGCGGAGCGGCCCCTCAACTCCAACTCGCTGGTCTTCCCCTGCATCTCCCACGCGCTGCAGTGGATCGCGCAGGGCCGGGACCCCCTCgtgccggcgcccgccgccaAGGGGGCCCACCCGCACCCCGTGGCCAGCAGCGGGGccgtgctgctgcaggaggccgCCGTCATCCGCGTCCTCGTCACGGGCAGCCTGCACCTCGTCGGCGGCGTCCTCAAGCTGCTCGACCCGGCGCTCTCCCAGtag
- the FPGS gene encoding folylpolyglutamate synthase, mitochondrial isoform X2: MIKDVYKDAIRTLNTLQTNASYLEQVKRERGDPRAQLEAMKGFLERSGLTVEDLDRLNIIHVTGTKGKGSACAFTERILRGYGLKTGFYSSPHLVQVRERIRINGQPISKELFSKYFWLVYNRLEETKDPARASMPAYFRFLTIMAFHVFLQEQVDLAVVEVGIGGAYDCTNIIRKPVVCGVSSLGIDHTSILGDTLEKIAWQKGGIFKPGVPAFTVAQPERPLEVLRDRARERACPLYLCPELDAFEEGGRALALGLAGDHQRSNAALALQLARAWLQRRGYEGIGELKDLLLSAEAGRPVPLASAFRPSVAMVQGLREAEWPGRTQVLPHGPVTWYIDGAHTTSSVQACVRWFRQAALNENKPQDGSEVRVLLFNATGDRDTAALLKLLLPCQFDYAVFCPNFAEVSVVGNADQQNFNVTLENALTRCLENQKTWTQLMEEKVGQDLWLPAPLEVGSLLKPDPVRGALLLMPSAERPLNSNSLVFPCISHALQWIAQGRDPLVPAPAAKGAHPHPVASSGAVLLQEAAVIRVLVTGSLHLVGGVLKLLDPALSQ, from the exons ATGATAAAGGACGTATATAAG GACGCCATCCGGACCCTCAACACGCTGCAGACCAACGCCAGCTACCTGGAGCAGGTGAAGCGGGAGCGCGGCGACCCCCGGGCCCAGCTGGAGGCCATGAAGGGCTTCTTGGAGCGCAGCGGGCTGACG GTCGAGGACCTGGATCGACTGAACATCATCCACGTCACGGGGACGAAGGGCAAG GGCTCGGCGTGCGCCTTCACGGAGCGCATCCTCCGCGGCTACGGGCTCAAGACGGGCTTCTACAG CTCCCCCCACCTGGTGCAGGTGCGCGAGAGGATCCGCATCAATGGGCAGCCCATCAGCAAGGAGCTCTTCAGCAAGTACTTCTGGCTCGTCTACAACCGGCTGGAGGAGACCAAG GACCCAGCACGTGCCAGCATGCCGGCCTACTTCCGCTTCCTCACCATCATGGCCTTTCACGTCTTCCTGCAGGAGCAG GTGGACCTGGCGGTGGTGGAGGTTGGCATCGGCGGCGCCTATGATTGCACCAATATCATAAG GAAGCCGGTGGTGTGCGGGGTCTCCTCCCTGGGCATCGACCACACCAGCATCCTGGGGGACACCCTGGAGAAGATCGCCTGGCAGAAAGGGGGCATCTTCAAG CCCGGCGTGCCGGCGTTCACCGTGGCGCAGCCCGAGCGGCCGCTGGAGGTGCTGAGGGACCGTGCCCGCGAGCGCGCG TGCCCGCTCTACCTATGCCCGGAGCTGGACGCCTTCGAGGAGGGCGGCCGAGCgctggcgctggggctggcgggcGACCACCAGCGCTCCAACGCCGCGCTGGCCCTGCAGCTCGCCCGGGCCTGGCTGCAGCGCCGCGGCTACGAGG GTATCGGCGAGCTGAAGGATTTGCTGCTGAGCGCCGAGGCGGGGCGGCCGGTGCCCCTGGCGTCTGCGTTTCGCCCCAGCGTTGCCATGGTCCAAG ggctgcgggAGGCCGAGTGGCCGGGCCGCACGCaggtgctgccccacggccccgtcACCTGGTACATCGACGGCGCCCACACCACCAGCAGCGTCCAGGCCTGCGTCCGCTGGTTTCGCCAGGCCGCCCTCAACGAGAACAAGCCCCAGGA CGGCTCCGAGGTGCGCGTGCTGCTCTTCAACGCCACGGGGGATCGGGACACAGCGGCgctgctgaagctgctgctg ccctgccagttcgaCTATGCCGTCTTCTGCCCCAACTTCGCGGAGGTGTCGGTGGTGGGCAACGCGG ACCAGCAGAACTTCAACGTGACGCTGGAGAACGCCCTCACCCGCTGCCTGGAGAACCAGAAGACATGGACCCAGCTCATGGAGGAGAAGGTGGGCCAGGACCTCTGGCTCCCGGCGCCGCTCGAGGTGGGCAGCCTGCTGAAGCCGGACCCCGTGCGGGGAGCCCTGCTCCTCATGCCCTCCGCGGAGCGGCCCCTCAACTCCAACTCGCTGGTCTTCCCCTGCATCTCCCACGCGCTGCAGTGGATCGCGCAGGGCCGGGACCCCCTCgtgccggcgcccgccgccaAGGGGGCCCACCCGCACCCCGTGGCCAGCAGCGGGGccgtgctgctgcaggaggccgCCGTCATCCGCGTCCTCGTCACGGGCAGCCTGCACCTCGTCGGCGGCGTCCTCAAGCTGCTCGACCCGGCGCTCTCCCAGtag
- the FPGS gene encoding folylpolyglutamate synthase, mitochondrial isoform X3, with the protein MVARGLGALRWALRAAAGASRYSTRPARAPAMDYEDAIRTLNTLQTNASYLEQVKRERGDPRAQLEAMKGFLERSGLTVEDLDRLNIIHVTGTKGKGSACAFTERILRGYGLKTGFYSSPHLVQVRERIRINGQPISKELFSKYFWLVYNRLEETKDPARASMPAYFRFLTIMAFHVFLQEQVDLAVVEVGIGGAYDCTNIIRKPVVCGVSSLGIDHTSILGDTLEKIAWQKGGIFKPGVPAFTVAQPERPLEVLRDRARERACPLYLCPELDAFEEGGRALALGLAGDHQRSNAALALQLARAWLQRRGYEGIGELKDLLLSAEAGRPVPLASAFRPSVAMVQGLREAEWPGRTQVLPHGPVTWYIDGAHTTSSVQACVRWFRQAALNENKPQDGSEVRVLLFNATGDRDTAALLKLLLPCQFDYAVFCPNFAEVSVVGNADQQNFNVTLENALTRCLENQKTWTQLMEEKVGQDLWLPAPLEWIAQGRDPLVPAPAAKGAHPHPVASSGAVLLQEAAVIRVLVTGSLHLVGGVLKLLDPALSQ; encoded by the exons ATGGTCGCGCGGGGGCTCGGCGCGCTGCGctgggcgctgcgggcggcggcgggcgcgagcCGCTACAGCACGCGGCCGGCGCGCGCCCCCGCCATGGACTACGAg GACGCCATCCGGACCCTCAACACGCTGCAGACCAACGCCAGCTACCTGGAGCAGGTGAAGCGGGAGCGCGGCGACCCCCGGGCCCAGCTGGAGGCCATGAAGGGCTTCTTGGAGCGCAGCGGGCTGACG GTCGAGGACCTGGATCGACTGAACATCATCCACGTCACGGGGACGAAGGGCAAG GGCTCGGCGTGCGCCTTCACGGAGCGCATCCTCCGCGGCTACGGGCTCAAGACGGGCTTCTACAG CTCCCCCCACCTGGTGCAGGTGCGCGAGAGGATCCGCATCAATGGGCAGCCCATCAGCAAGGAGCTCTTCAGCAAGTACTTCTGGCTCGTCTACAACCGGCTGGAGGAGACCAAG GACCCAGCACGTGCCAGCATGCCGGCCTACTTCCGCTTCCTCACCATCATGGCCTTTCACGTCTTCCTGCAGGAGCAG GTGGACCTGGCGGTGGTGGAGGTTGGCATCGGCGGCGCCTATGATTGCACCAATATCATAAG GAAGCCGGTGGTGTGCGGGGTCTCCTCCCTGGGCATCGACCACACCAGCATCCTGGGGGACACCCTGGAGAAGATCGCCTGGCAGAAAGGGGGCATCTTCAAG CCCGGCGTGCCGGCGTTCACCGTGGCGCAGCCCGAGCGGCCGCTGGAGGTGCTGAGGGACCGTGCCCGCGAGCGCGCG TGCCCGCTCTACCTATGCCCGGAGCTGGACGCCTTCGAGGAGGGCGGCCGAGCgctggcgctggggctggcgggcGACCACCAGCGCTCCAACGCCGCGCTGGCCCTGCAGCTCGCCCGGGCCTGGCTGCAGCGCCGCGGCTACGAGG GTATCGGCGAGCTGAAGGATTTGCTGCTGAGCGCCGAGGCGGGGCGGCCGGTGCCCCTGGCGTCTGCGTTTCGCCCCAGCGTTGCCATGGTCCAAG ggctgcgggAGGCCGAGTGGCCGGGCCGCACGCaggtgctgccccacggccccgtcACCTGGTACATCGACGGCGCCCACACCACCAGCAGCGTCCAGGCCTGCGTCCGCTGGTTTCGCCAGGCCGCCCTCAACGAGAACAAGCCCCAGGA CGGCTCCGAGGTGCGCGTGCTGCTCTTCAACGCCACGGGGGATCGGGACACAGCGGCgctgctgaagctgctgctg ccctgccagttcgaCTATGCCGTCTTCTGCCCCAACTTCGCGGAGGTGTCGGTGGTGGGCAACGCGG ACCAGCAGAACTTCAACGTGACGCTGGAGAACGCCCTCACCCGCTGCCTGGAGAACCAGAAGACATGGACCCAGCTCATGGAGGAGAAGGTGGGCCAGGACCTCTGGCTCCCGGCGCCGCTCGAG TGGATCGCGCAGGGCCGGGACCCCCTCgtgccggcgcccgccgccaAGGGGGCCCACCCGCACCCCGTGGCCAGCAGCGGGGccgtgctgctgcaggaggccgCCGTCATCCGCGTCCTCGTCACGGGCAGCCTGCACCTCGTCGGCGGCGTCCTCAAGCTGCTCGACCCGGCGCTCTCCCAGtag
- the FPGS gene encoding folylpolyglutamate synthase, mitochondrial isoform X1, with translation MVARGLGALRWALRAAAGASRYSTRPARAPAMDYEDAIRTLNTLQTNASYLEQVKRERGDPRAQLEAMKGFLERSGLTVEDLDRLNIIHVTGTKGKGSACAFTERILRGYGLKTGFYSSPHLVQVRERIRINGQPISKELFSKYFWLVYNRLEETKDPARASMPAYFRFLTIMAFHVFLQEQVDLAVVEVGIGGAYDCTNIIRKPVVCGVSSLGIDHTSILGDTLEKIAWQKGGIFKPGVPAFTVAQPERPLEVLRDRARERACPLYLCPELDAFEEGGRALALGLAGDHQRSNAALALQLARAWLQRRGYEGIGELKDLLLSAEAGRPVPLASAFRPSVAMVQGLREAEWPGRTQVLPHGPVTWYIDGAHTTSSVQACVRWFRQAALNENKPQDGSEVRVLLFNATGDRDTAALLKLLLPCQFDYAVFCPNFAEVSVVGNADQQNFNVTLENALTRCLENQKTWTQLMEEKVGQDLWLPAPLEVGSLLKPDPVRGALLLMPSAERPLNSNSLVFPCISHALQWIAQGRDPLVPAPAAKGAHPHPVASSGAVLLQEAAVIRVLVTGSLHLVGGVLKLLDPALSQ, from the exons ATGGTCGCGCGGGGGCTCGGCGCGCTGCGctgggcgctgcgggcggcggcgggcgcgagcCGCTACAGCACGCGGCCGGCGCGCGCCCCCGCCATGGACTACGAg GACGCCATCCGGACCCTCAACACGCTGCAGACCAACGCCAGCTACCTGGAGCAGGTGAAGCGGGAGCGCGGCGACCCCCGGGCCCAGCTGGAGGCCATGAAGGGCTTCTTGGAGCGCAGCGGGCTGACG GTCGAGGACCTGGATCGACTGAACATCATCCACGTCACGGGGACGAAGGGCAAG GGCTCGGCGTGCGCCTTCACGGAGCGCATCCTCCGCGGCTACGGGCTCAAGACGGGCTTCTACAG CTCCCCCCACCTGGTGCAGGTGCGCGAGAGGATCCGCATCAATGGGCAGCCCATCAGCAAGGAGCTCTTCAGCAAGTACTTCTGGCTCGTCTACAACCGGCTGGAGGAGACCAAG GACCCAGCACGTGCCAGCATGCCGGCCTACTTCCGCTTCCTCACCATCATGGCCTTTCACGTCTTCCTGCAGGAGCAG GTGGACCTGGCGGTGGTGGAGGTTGGCATCGGCGGCGCCTATGATTGCACCAATATCATAAG GAAGCCGGTGGTGTGCGGGGTCTCCTCCCTGGGCATCGACCACACCAGCATCCTGGGGGACACCCTGGAGAAGATCGCCTGGCAGAAAGGGGGCATCTTCAAG CCCGGCGTGCCGGCGTTCACCGTGGCGCAGCCCGAGCGGCCGCTGGAGGTGCTGAGGGACCGTGCCCGCGAGCGCGCG TGCCCGCTCTACCTATGCCCGGAGCTGGACGCCTTCGAGGAGGGCGGCCGAGCgctggcgctggggctggcgggcGACCACCAGCGCTCCAACGCCGCGCTGGCCCTGCAGCTCGCCCGGGCCTGGCTGCAGCGCCGCGGCTACGAGG GTATCGGCGAGCTGAAGGATTTGCTGCTGAGCGCCGAGGCGGGGCGGCCGGTGCCCCTGGCGTCTGCGTTTCGCCCCAGCGTTGCCATGGTCCAAG ggctgcgggAGGCCGAGTGGCCGGGCCGCACGCaggtgctgccccacggccccgtcACCTGGTACATCGACGGCGCCCACACCACCAGCAGCGTCCAGGCCTGCGTCCGCTGGTTTCGCCAGGCCGCCCTCAACGAGAACAAGCCCCAGGA CGGCTCCGAGGTGCGCGTGCTGCTCTTCAACGCCACGGGGGATCGGGACACAGCGGCgctgctgaagctgctgctg ccctgccagttcgaCTATGCCGTCTTCTGCCCCAACTTCGCGGAGGTGTCGGTGGTGGGCAACGCGG ACCAGCAGAACTTCAACGTGACGCTGGAGAACGCCCTCACCCGCTGCCTGGAGAACCAGAAGACATGGACCCAGCTCATGGAGGAGAAGGTGGGCCAGGACCTCTGGCTCCCGGCGCCGCTCGAGGTGGGCAGCCTGCTGAAGCCGGACCCCGTGCGGGGAGCCCTGCTCCTCATGCCCTCCGCGGAGCGGCCCCTCAACTCCAACTCGCTGGTCTTCCCCTGCATCTCCCACGCGCTGCAGTGGATCGCGCAGGGCCGGGACCCCCTCgtgccggcgcccgccgccaAGGGGGCCCACCCGCACCCCGTGGCCAGCAGCGGGGccgtgctgctgcaggaggccgCCGTCATCCGCGTCCTCGTCACGGGCAGCCTGCACCTCGTCGGCGGCGTCCTCAAGCTGCTCGACCCGGCGCTCTCCCAGtag
- the CDK9 gene encoding cyclin-dependent kinase 9 gives MAKQYDMVECPFCDEVSKYEKLAKIGQGTFGEVFKAKHRQTGKKVALKKVLMENEKEGFPITALREIKILQLLKHENVVNLIEICRTKASPYNRCKGSIYLVFDFCEHDLAGLLSNAHVKFTLSEIKKVMQMLLNGLYYIHRNKILHRDMKAANVLITRDGVLKLADFGLARAFSLAKNSQPNRYTNRVVTLWYRPPELLLGERDYGPPIDLWGGGCIMAEMWTRSPIMQGNTEQHQLALISQLCGSITPEVWPNVDKYELYQKLELPKGQKRKVKDRLKAYVKDPYALDLIDKLLVLDPAQRIDSDDALNHDFFWSDPMPSDLKNMLSTHNQSMFEYLAPPRRRGGHMPQQPANQGRNPAATNQTEFDRVF, from the exons ATGGCCAAGCAGTACGACATGGTGGAGTGCCCCTTCTGCGACGAGGTGTCCAAGTACGAGAAGCTGGCCAAGATCGGGCAGGGCACCTTCGG ggaagtttttaaagcaaaacatcgTCAAACAGGCAAGAAAGTAGCCCTGAAGAAAGTGTTGATGGAAAATGAGAAGGAGGGG ttccccatcacaGCCCTGCGAGAGATTAAAATCCTCCAGCTGCTCAAACACGAGAATGTGGTGAACCTCATAGAAATCTGCAGGACCAAAG CCTCTCCATACAACCGCTGTAAGGGAAGCATCTACCTTGTGTTTGATTTCTGTGAGCATGACCTGGCTGGCCTTCTCAGcaacgcccacgtcaagttcacaCTCTCGGAGATCAAGAAAGTTATGCAGATGCTATTGAATGGACTTTACTACATCCACAGGAACAAG ATCTTGCATCGGGACATGAAAGCTGCGAATGTCCTGATCACGCGGGACGGAGTCCTGAAGCTAGCAGACTTTGGGCTGGCTCGAGCTTTCAGCCTGGCTAAAAACAGCCAGCCAAACCGCTACACCAACCGGGTAGTGACTCTGTGGTACCGCCCGCCAGAGCTGCTCCTAG GGGAGCGAGACTACGGCCCCCCCATTGACCTCTGGGGTGGAGGCTGCATCATGGCAGAGATGTGGACCCGCAGCCCCATCATGCAGGGGAACACGGAGCAGCACCAGCTCGCCCTCATCAGCCAGCTCTGCGGGTCCATCACGCCAGAG GTTTGGCCGAATGTGGACAAATACGAGCTGTACCAGAAGCTGGAACTCCCCAAGGGTCAGAAACGCAAGGTCAAGGATCGCCTGAAAGCCTACGTCAAAGACCCCTATGCACTCGACCTCATCGACAAGCTGCTGGTGCTGGATCCCGCGCAGAGGATTGACAGTGACGACGCGCTGAACCACGACTTCTTCTGGTCGGACCCTATGCCCTCGGACCTCAAAAACATGCTGTCCACCCACAACCAGTCCATGTTTGAGTACCTGGCCCCACCGCGCAGGAGGGGCGGGCACATGCCCCAGCAGCCAGCTAACCAGGGCAGGAACCCTGCTGCCACCAACCAGACCGAATTTGACAGGGTGTTTTGA